The Thermoplasmata archaeon DNA window GAACGAGGTTGCGAACCTCTGCACGCGGCTCGGGCTCGACGCGGACGAGGTCATGAAAGGGATGAGCCTCGACCCGCGGATCAACCCCCATCACCTGGTCCCCGGCGTCGGCCTCGGAGGCTCGTGCCTTCCGAAGGATCTGCGGGCGCTCCTCGGCCTCGCCCGCGCGAACGGCTATGAGCCGACCCTGCTCGCGTCGATCCTGGCGTCCGACGCCCGGCAGCCGATGGAGGTCCTCCGTCTGCTGGAACAGGAGACGGGGCCGGTCGCGGGGAAGCGGATCGCGATCCTCGGGCTCGCCTTCAAGCCCGGCACGGACGACGTCCGCGAGTCGAAGGCGATCGACCTCGTCCTGTCGCTCGAAAAGCGGGGGGCGCACGTCGTCGGGTACGACCCGCACGCCATGGACCGGTTCTCGGAGGTCGTCCCCCGCATCGAGCTCGCCCGGACCGCGGCGGAGGCCCTGGACGGCGCAGACGCGTGCATCATCCAGGCCCCGTGGCCGGAGTTTGTCCGCCTCGGCAAGGAGGCATTCGGCCGCATGGCAACCCCCATCGTGATCGACGCGCGCCGGACGTGGTCCAAGTCGAGAGTGCCCCGTGGCATTCGATACCGCCGGATTGGATGAGTCCTGCGTCCGGCCACCGGGAGGGGATGGGCCCGGCCACGGTCGGGCGCGCCAGACCTATCTTGTCCACGGCGAACCGCATCCTCCGGGCGGACCCGCCGGGCCCGGCGTCCGGGGCGCCGCGGCGGGGTGCTCAGGGGGACCCGCTCAGGTCAGCGCGATCCACGTGAGGATGTTGACGGAGACCGCCAGGACGACGCCGGCCCAGATGAGCAGGCCGAGGTTCTGCATGTCCGACGTCCGCTTCGAGCCGAGCGCGCCCGCGGTGCTCGCGAGGGCGCCGAGGACGCCTCCCGAGATCACGAGGAGCCGCGCGAGTCCGCGCGCGTTGATGTCGCCGCTCCCGTTCGCGATCAAGGCGCCGATCCAGATCGCCAAGAGGCCAATCGCGTTCAGCGCGAAGACGTTCCGGCGGGTGAGCATGCCTTCCATCGACATCGGGTAGTACGGTCCGGGATACGGCGGTGGCGGTTGCTGGGACAAGGCTCCGACCTCGGCCGCGCGATGTGTTTCAACTTATAAAACTATGGCGGGATAAATATATATGAGGGCGAATCGAGCCCGGCCTCCGGCCGCGGCCCGCGCGTTCCCCATGGCGCCGTCCGGTTCGGACGGCCCCACGGGTCGCGTCCGAGGCGACCGAACTCGTCCGGCGGCCGCATCCGCCGTGCACCGGATAGCCAAACCTACTTAGTCGAGAGGCCGCTTCGATGCGCGAGGCGGTCGGCGATGGCGCAGGTCGAGTTGCGGACGATCAAGGAGGTCAACCTGAAAGGCGGCACGGTCGTCGCGGCGTTCCCGAGCGTCGGGCTCGTGAGCACGATCACGGCGACGTACCTGATCACGAGGCTGCCGGTGGACCAAGTAGTCGCACTCGAGTCCGCCGACTTCCCGTCGCTCTCGATGATCTACGCGAAGAAGCCGAAGTTCCCCGCCCGCGTCTACGCGTCGGCGGCCCAGAGGCTCGCGATCTTCATCTGCGAGATGCCGCTGCCGATGTCGACGCACCGGGCCGTCGCGGACGTCCTCCTGAAGTGGTCTCACGACCAGGGTGCGCGCCAGATCGTCCCGCTCGAAGGCTTGCCGGCGGACCCGGAGGCGCCGGTCTCGGGCGAGCCGCCGGTCTGGGCCGTCGGGAGCACGGACCGCGCCCGCGCGGAGCTCGAGAAGCTCGGGATCGAGCAGCTGGAGACGGGGATGATCACCGGCGTCACGGGCGTCCTCCTGAACGAGGGCCGGTGGCGCAACGCGGATGTGATCGCGCTCCTCGCGGAAGCCCGGTCGGATCAGCCGGATGCGCGCGCGGCGGTGGCCCTCGTGCACATCCTCGACGAACTGCTGCCCGAGATCTCGATCGACCTGAAGCCGCTGCAGGAGCAGGCGACCGCCCTTGAGATGCACCTGACCCGGCTCAAACAACAGGCGAAGGCGGTCGTGCCGCCCGAACCGATCCCGAGCGAGATGTACCGCTAGGGAGATCGCGGCCCGCGGCTTCAGCGGCCTCGGATCGCGGCCTTGATCCGCGCGAACCTCTCGCGGTACAGCCGCTCGCACGAGCCGCAGCACAGGAAGTGGGTGCGGCCCTCCATGCGGATCTTGGTCGGCTCCCCCTCGATCGGCTTGCCGCACTCGAAGCACGCGACCGCGGCCGACAGCGGCCCGGAGAGGATCGCCCGCGGGATGTCCTTGAATCGCCTCGCCGCCACGTGAAGCGTCGTCGAGATGATGCCGTCGATCGACCGGACGCGCCGGAGGAACGCCTCACGGCCCCTCGATGTCGGGAGAACCGCCTCGGCGACGATGCGCGAGCGGTCGGTGCGGATCGTCCAACGCACTTCGGGCAGTCTCGCGAGCCGCTGGCCCACCTCGTCGGCCGTTCCTCGTCGGCATGCGAGGAGCAGCACGAGCCGCGTTTGGTGGAGCCTCTCGGGGTCGATCGCCGCGTGGTATCCGGCCAAGATTCCGAGGCGCTCGAGGGTCGCCACTCGGGCGCTCACCGTCGGGACACTGACCCCGACCCGGCGCGCGAGTTCGCGGAACGACCGTCGGGCGTCTTCTTGGAGCGCCCGCAGGATTTTCGTGTCCGTTTCGTCCAGTTCCATCGCTCCGGCCAGGACGGCCGCGGGGTATGAAGCTTTACAAACGTAAAGGCGAAGCGGGATGACCCACGGGCGGACTGGGCCTGCCGGCCGAGGGCTCATGGCGACCGATCCCGTGTGCGGCATGTACGTGGACGAAGGCACGCAGCTCACGGCCCTCGTCCGCGGCCGGCGGTACTACTTCTGCTCCCACACGTGTATGGAGGCCTTCACCGCGCCGGAGCGGGAAATCCGCAGGCTCATCTGGCTCACGGCCCTCAGCCTCGGAATCGGGATCCCCCTCTTCATCATCGGCTTCGGCCAGAGCGTCGGATGGTGGCTCATGGGCGCCGAAGAACCCGCGAACCTCGTGTTCTTCGTCTTGGCCACGCCGGTGCAGTTCGTCGCGGGTTGGCGATTCTACCACGGCACCTGGGACGCGATCAAGAACCGGAGCGCGAACATGGACGTCCTGATCGCCCTCGGCACGACGGCGGCCTGGGGCTACAGCGCCGTCGTCACGTTCCTCCCCCTGCTCGGCGCGCCGCTCGCGGACAAGGGGACGTACTACGACACCGCCGAGGTGATCATCGGCTTAATCCTCCTAGGGAAGTTCCTCGAGGAGCTCGCCCGCGGCAAGGCCGGCGACGCGATCCGGAAGCTGATGGACCTGGCCCCACGGACCGCCCACGTCCTGCGGGATGGCCGTGAGGCGGAGGTGCCCGTGGAACTCGTCCAGCTCGACGACGTCGTGATCGTGAGACCGGGAGAGCGGATCCCGGTCGACGGCACGATCTTCGAGGGCTTCTCCGCGATCGACGAGTCCATGATCACGGGGGAATCGATTCCGATCGACAAGCGCGTCGGCGACACGGTGATCGGCGCGACGATCAACAAGATGGGCCTCCTCAAGGTCCGGGCGACCCGCGTCGGCGCCGACACGACGTTGAATCAGATCATCAAGCTCGTCGGGGACGCCCAGATCGCGCGCGCCCCGATTCAGCGGCTCGCGGACCGCGTCGCCTCCGTCTTCGTGCCCGCGGTCATCCTCATCGCGGTCCTCACGTTCCTCGTCTGGAAGGTCGCGTTCCGCGAGACGGTCGCGCAGTCGCTCGGCTTCTTCATCGCGGTCCTGATCATCGC harbors:
- a CDS encoding PAC2 family protein, with the translated sequence MAQVELRTIKEVNLKGGTVVAAFPSVGLVSTITATYLITRLPVDQVVALESADFPSLSMIYAKKPKFPARVYASAAQRLAIFICEMPLPMSTHRAVADVLLKWSHDQGARQIVPLEGLPADPEAPVSGEPPVWAVGSTDRARAELEKLGIEQLETGMITGVTGVLLNEGRWRNADVIALLAEARSDQPDARAAVALVHILDELLPEISIDLKPLQEQATALEMHLTRLKQQAKAVVPPEPIPSEMYR
- a CDS encoding AsnC family transcriptional regulator, with product MELDETDTKILRALQEDARRSFRELARRVGVSVPTVSARVATLERLGILAGYHAAIDPERLHQTRLVLLLACRRGTADEVGQRLARLPEVRWTIRTDRSRIVAEAVLPTSRGREAFLRRVRSIDGIISTTLHVAARRFKDIPRAILSGPLSAAVACFECGKPIEGEPTKIRMEGRTHFLCCGSCERLYRERFARIKAAIRGR
- a CDS encoding heavy metal translocating P-type ATPase, yielding MATDPVCGMYVDEGTQLTALVRGRRYYFCSHTCMEAFTAPEREIRRLIWLTALSLGIGIPLFIIGFGQSVGWWLMGAEEPANLVFFVLATPVQFVAGWRFYHGTWDAIKNRSANMDVLIALGTTAAWGYSAVVTFLPLLGAPLADKGTYYDTAEVIIGLILLGKFLEELARGKAGDAIRKLMDLAPRTAHVLRDGREAEVPVELVQLDDVVIVRPGERIPVDGTIFEGFSAIDESMITGESIPIDKRVGDTVIGATINKMGLLKVRATRVGADTTLNQIIKLVGDAQIARAPIQRLADRVASVFVPAVILIAVLTFLVWKVAFRETVAQSLGFFIAVLIIACPCALGIATPAAIMVGTGKGAENGLLIKGGEYLERAHKLTTVVFDKTGTLTKGTPALTDIIPFGRYKSDEVLRIAASAEKGSEHPLGAAIVR